Proteins found in one uncultured Desulfuromonas sp. genomic segment:
- a CDS encoding aspartate carbamoyltransferase catalytic subunit translates to MGFAHKHIIGTQQLSKQDIELILETAESFKEINLRDIKKVPTLRGKTIINLFYENSTRTRTSFELAGKRMSADTINISASGSSVTKGETLEDTAKNIEAMNADVIVMRHSCSGAPDYLAKRLTRSAVINAGDGAHEHPSQALLDLMTIREHKGRIEGLTVAIIGDIARSRVARSDLYALKTMGATVRLAGPATMLPPGLEEMGAEVYTDINEAIKDADVVIMLRIQLEREGGNTLIPTLREYAQFFALNTENLKLAKPDAIVMHPGPLNRGVEISSYVADGGQNVILDQVENGVAVRMALLYLLAGGCDEE, encoded by the coding sequence ATGGGATTTGCACACAAGCACATTATCGGCACGCAGCAGTTATCCAAACAGGATATCGAACTGATCCTTGAAACGGCAGAAAGCTTCAAGGAGATCAATCTGCGCGACATTAAAAAAGTTCCGACTCTGCGCGGAAAAACGATTATTAATTTATTTTATGAGAACAGCACCCGCACCAGGACATCCTTTGAACTGGCGGGAAAGCGGATGTCAGCGGATACCATCAACATCTCTGCTTCGGGTTCGTCAGTAACCAAGGGAGAGACGCTTGAAGATACCGCTAAAAATATCGAAGCGATGAATGCCGATGTCATTGTTATGCGACATTCCTGCTCCGGCGCACCAGACTATCTGGCCAAGCGCCTGACCCGGAGTGCCGTAATCAATGCCGGAGACGGTGCCCATGAACATCCCAGCCAGGCGCTGCTGGACTTGATGACCATTAGGGAGCATAAAGGCCGCATTGAAGGTCTGACCGTTGCCATCATCGGCGACATTGCCCGCAGTCGTGTCGCCCGTTCCGATCTCTATGCTCTAAAAACCATGGGAGCCACGGTTCGTCTCGCCGGACCGGCAACCATGCTTCCCCCCGGCCTTGAAGAGATGGGTGCAGAAGTCTACACCGACATCAATGAAGCGATCAAAGATGCCGATGTGGTCATAATGCTGCGGATTCAACTGGAGCGGGAAGGGGGGAATACCCTGATTCCCACCCTGCGTGAATACGCCCAGTTCTTTGCATTGAACACGGAGAATCTCAAGCTGGCCAAGCCGGATGCCATTGTGATGCATCCCGGGCCGCTGAATCGTGGTGTTGAAATCTCCTCCTATGTTGCCGACGGCGGTCAGAATGTCATTTTGGATCAGGTGGAAAACGGTGTGGCGGTCCGCATGGCACTGCTTTATCTGCTGGCCGGTGGCTGTGACGAAGAATAA
- the pyrR gene encoding bifunctional pyr operon transcriptional regulator/uracil phosphoribosyltransferase PyrR, translating to MGNKEKVILDKQGIDRAVTRITHEILEKNKGCDDLVLIGIRSGGDHLAALLRERIKEIEGGQVPHGAVDVTMYRDDVGQGAVRPLGKTEIPFALDNRHVILVDEVIYTGRTIRAAMDALMDIGRPSSIQLAVLVDRGHRELPIRADYVGRNVPSARDENIQVLFDEAHQPLEVRLIKP from the coding sequence ATGGGGAATAAAGAAAAGGTTATTCTGGACAAGCAAGGGATTGATCGTGCCGTCACCCGGATCACCCATGAAATTCTTGAAAAAAATAAAGGGTGCGACGATCTGGTGTTGATCGGCATTCGCAGTGGTGGCGACCACCTGGCGGCTCTGCTTCGGGAACGTATCAAAGAAATTGAAGGTGGTCAGGTGCCTCATGGCGCTGTTGATGTCACCATGTATCGCGATGATGTGGGGCAGGGAGCGGTTCGCCCTTTGGGCAAGACGGAAATCCCTTTTGCTTTAGATAATCGCCACGTCATCTTGGTCGATGAAGTGATCTATACCGGTCGAACCATTCGGGCTGCTATGGATGCCCTGATGGATATCGGTCGACCCAGCAGTATTCAACTGGCGGTTTTGGTTGATCGTGGGCACCGGGAATTGCCCATCCGGGCTGATTATGTCGGGCGTAATGTTCCATCAGCCCGAGACGAAAATATACAGGTTTTATTTGATGAGGCTCACCAGCCGCTTGAAGTTCGACTGATCAAGCCTTGA
- the mog gene encoding molybdopterin adenylyltransferase — protein MKAAVLILSDKGAAGKREDLSGPALIEWLKQHQVETLRYEMIPDDHDVIVSTLTHWCDEGFCDVLITCGGTGVSPRDVTPEATMEVVDRILPGFGEAMRAESLKITPMAILSRAMAGIRGTCLVMNLPGSPKAAIENLEAVWPAVAHGVDKIGGNPSDCAGIHS, from the coding sequence ATGAAAGCCGCGGTACTGATTCTGTCTGACAAGGGTGCGGCAGGAAAACGGGAGGACTTAAGTGGTCCAGCCCTGATCGAGTGGCTCAAACAGCATCAGGTGGAAACGTTGCGCTATGAGATGATCCCGGATGATCATGATGTGATTGTTTCCACGTTAACGCATTGGTGTGACGAAGGGTTTTGCGACGTGCTCATCACCTGCGGTGGGACCGGCGTGTCGCCGCGAGATGTCACCCCCGAAGCCACGATGGAGGTTGTGGATCGTATTCTGCCTGGTTTTGGCGAAGCGATGCGCGCTGAAAGCCTTAAAATTACCCCGATGGCTATCCTGTCTCGTGCCATGGCCGGCATTCGCGGCACCTGTCTGGTGATGAACTTGCCGGGCAGTCCTAAGGCGGCAATTGAAAACCTGGAAGCGGTGTGGCCGGCGGTTGCCCATGGGGTGGATAAAATCGGTGGGAATCCTTCCGACTGTGCCGGGATTCATTCCTGA